One Nitrospira sp. DNA window includes the following coding sequences:
- a CDS encoding Sensor protein zraS has translation MLQLKTRLHWLMGLRVVVVTLLLGLSLAFQATRGEHVPIFSALIVFTYTVTLVYAVFLRYLSTHEALTVFTWVQVAMDFVLETVLVASTGGIESPFAVLYVITVTVASLVPRRRVGLVTGSACTLLFGFITAVQYSGLLQPSGWVASSKLAGAEALQTFGVYGLAFLFVGFLSGVLADQLRHADQSLREKEQGLTRLQVFHENIVRSISSGVFTTDEAGRITSFNPAAHEVTGYTFQEVQGRSWREVFNWHPSGPSEEQEQTTSTSARFEVECQHADGSRLVLGMTVSPLHEQGAQRGLVGVFKDLTQIRYLEEEMRRREWLANLGEMSAGMAHEIRNPLGALAGAMQMLRQDVGSDETSQRLMDIAIREAKRLDNIITEFLQYARPPALNLREHDLNKVLADTLDLIQHEARSRKGMSIVPKMAAGALTAQVDQDQLKQVFWNLAVNAFDAMADGGVLTIATGSRRVEVEGRRTDVIEIAFQDKGEGIPKQNFDKIFLPFFTTKKEGSGLGLAQVHRIVELHGGWIKVESDVGNGARFVVCLPQSAETGVRLRHEGREPWKRF, from the coding sequence ATGCTGCAGCTGAAAACCAGACTCCATTGGTTGATGGGCCTGCGCGTCGTGGTGGTGACGCTGTTGCTGGGGCTGTCGCTGGCCTTTCAGGCGACGCGCGGCGAACATGTGCCGATCTTCTCCGCCCTGATCGTCTTCACCTACACGGTCACCCTTGTCTATGCCGTCTTCCTTCGTTATCTGAGCACCCACGAAGCATTGACCGTCTTCACGTGGGTGCAGGTCGCGATGGATTTTGTGCTGGAGACGGTCCTCGTTGCGAGCACCGGGGGCATCGAAAGTCCGTTCGCCGTGCTCTATGTCATTACGGTCACGGTGGCGAGTCTCGTCCCGCGCAGGCGCGTGGGGTTGGTGACCGGATCCGCCTGTACGTTGTTGTTCGGATTCATCACGGCGGTGCAGTATTCGGGGCTGCTGCAGCCCTCTGGTTGGGTCGCTTCCAGCAAATTGGCCGGCGCCGAAGCTCTGCAGACCTTCGGGGTCTACGGCCTCGCGTTTCTGTTCGTCGGATTTTTGAGCGGGGTGCTCGCCGACCAGCTCCGCCATGCCGACCAATCGTTGCGCGAGAAGGAGCAGGGACTCACGCGGCTCCAAGTGTTCCACGAGAATATCGTGCGCAGCATCAGCAGCGGGGTGTTCACCACCGATGAAGCGGGCCGCATCACCTCATTCAATCCGGCTGCGCATGAAGTGACGGGTTATACCTTCCAGGAAGTTCAGGGGCGTTCCTGGAGAGAAGTGTTCAATTGGCACCCGAGCGGGCCGTCCGAGGAACAGGAGCAGACGACGTCGACGTCGGCAAGGTTTGAGGTGGAATGCCAGCACGCGGACGGCAGCCGGCTTGTGCTGGGCATGACCGTGTCTCCCTTGCATGAGCAGGGCGCGCAACGCGGGCTGGTCGGCGTGTTCAAGGACTTGACGCAAATTCGATATTTGGAAGAGGAAATGCGCCGGCGGGAATGGCTCGCCAATCTGGGCGAGATGTCGGCCGGGATGGCCCATGAAATCCGCAATCCGCTCGGCGCCCTGGCCGGAGCGATGCAAATGTTGCGGCAGGATGTCGGGTCGGACGAAACCAGCCAACGCCTGATGGATATTGCGATTCGAGAGGCGAAACGGCTCGACAATATCATCACCGAGTTTCTGCAATACGCCCGCCCGCCCGCGTTGAACCTGCGCGAGCATGATTTGAACAAAGTCCTTGCCGATACGTTGGATCTGATTCAACATGAAGCGCGATCCCGAAAAGGCATGTCCATCGTTCCCAAGATGGCCGCCGGGGCGTTGACGGCGCAGGTCGATCAAGACCAGCTGAAACAGGTGTTCTGGAATCTGGCCGTGAACGCCTTCGATGCCATGGCTGACGGCGGCGTCTTGACGATCGCCACGGGATCGCGGCGGGTCGAAGTGGAGGGGCGTCGTACCGACGTGATCGAAATTGCGTTTCAGGACAAGGGCGAAGGCATCCCCAAGCAGAATTTCGACAAAATCTTTCTTCCGTTTTTCACCACGAAAAAAGAAGGCTCCGGGTTGGGTCTGGCTCAGGTCCATCGCATCGTGGAGTTGCACGGCGGGTGGATCAAGGTCGAGAGCGATGTCGGGAACGGGGCGCGGTTTGTCGTGTGTCTCCCGCAGTCGGCGGAGACCGGCGTGCGCTTGCGGCATGAAGGAAGGGAACCGTGGAAAAGATTCTAG
- a CDS encoding sigma-54 dependent DNA-binding response regulator, which yields MEKILVVDDEQSLRDVLSIMLKRAGYAVTSASDGEEAIAHLQKDIFDLVITDLKMPRAGGLEVLKAVKAASPDTVVLMITAFASAESAVEAMKHGAYDYLTKPFQVDEVQLIIRNAIERRRLSTENMLLKREMASHASFSQIVGQSEAMQRVYDVIKKVADSKSNVLIGGESGTGKELVARAIHYNSARAPMPFVTVNCSAVPETLLESELFGHMKGSFTGAISNKAGLFEVADGGTIFLDEIGDTTPAIQVKLLRVIQEREFRRVGGTQDMKVDVRIVAATNRDLEKAVAEGAFREDLYYRLDVIPIKLPPLRMRTGDIPLLTQHFLQKFSKESGKPVPTMSQEAMRVLLAHEWRGNVRELENVIERVVAFTTGSSVTDADIRGWLHKPVSNQQALPSELPEDGLDLERLIDSIEKDLLLKALERSQWVKKRAARLLRLNTRSFRYRLEKYEIKGGRD from the coding sequence GTGGAAAAGATTCTAGTCGTCGATGACGAGCAAAGCCTGCGCGATGTCCTGAGCATCATGTTGAAGCGGGCCGGGTATGCCGTGACCTCGGCCTCGGACGGTGAGGAGGCAATCGCGCATCTTCAGAAGGACATCTTCGATCTGGTGATCACGGACCTCAAGATGCCGAGAGCGGGCGGCCTCGAGGTGTTGAAAGCCGTCAAGGCCGCATCGCCGGACACCGTCGTGCTGATGATCACGGCGTTCGCCTCGGCCGAGTCCGCGGTCGAGGCGATGAAGCACGGCGCCTACGACTACCTCACCAAGCCGTTCCAGGTCGATGAGGTGCAGCTGATCATCCGCAACGCGATCGAGCGGCGGCGGCTCTCCACGGAAAACATGCTCCTCAAGCGGGAGATGGCGAGTCATGCGTCGTTTTCTCAAATCGTCGGCCAGAGCGAAGCGATGCAGCGGGTCTACGACGTCATCAAAAAGGTGGCCGATTCCAAGAGCAACGTGCTGATCGGCGGCGAAAGCGGCACCGGCAAGGAGTTGGTGGCGCGGGCCATTCACTACAACAGCGCACGCGCGCCGATGCCGTTCGTCACGGTCAACTGCAGCGCGGTGCCGGAAACATTGCTGGAAAGCGAGCTGTTCGGCCACATGAAGGGCTCGTTCACCGGGGCGATCTCCAACAAGGCCGGCCTGTTCGAAGTGGCCGACGGCGGCACGATCTTTCTCGACGAGATCGGCGATACGACGCCCGCCATTCAGGTGAAGCTGCTGCGCGTGATTCAGGAGCGCGAGTTCAGGCGGGTGGGCGGCACGCAGGACATGAAGGTCGATGTGCGCATCGTTGCGGCGACCAATCGTGATCTGGAAAAGGCGGTGGCGGAAGGCGCCTTTCGAGAAGACCTCTACTACCGGTTGGACGTGATTCCGATCAAGCTTCCGCCGCTGCGGATGCGAACCGGGGACATTCCGTTGCTGACCCAACATTTCCTGCAGAAATTTTCTAAGGAAAGTGGTAAACCAGTGCCGACGATGAGCCAGGAGGCCATGCGCGTGCTGTTGGCGCATGAATGGCGAGGCAACGTTCGTGAATTGGAGAACGTGATCGAGCGTGTCGTGGCCTTCACGACGGGATCGTCGGTGACGGATGCTGATATTCGCGGCTGGCTCCACAAGCCGGTGAGCAACCAACAGGCTCTGCCGTCCGAATTGCCGGAGGACGGCTTGGACCTGGAACGACTCATCGACTCGATCGAGAAAGACCTGCTTCTGAAAGCGCTCGAACGGAGTCAATGGGTCAAGAAGCGGGCCGCGCGATTGTTGCGGTTGAATACCCGGTCGTTCCGGTACCGTCTCGAAAAATATGAAATCAAAGGAGGTCGGGATTAG
- a CDS encoding 4-diphosphocytidyl-2-C-methyl-D-erythritol kinase produces MNSPNLRVLTPAKVNLILRVLERRPDGFHAIWSLMQTVGLEDELTFTIRSGGSHRIDLRCDHALLAADQSNLVYRAAQLVLERADRAVNLSITLTKRIPLGAGLGGGSSDAAATILGLTRLLGLDWSVAQMAEVGQRLGSDVPFFFLAPAACVTGRGEQVRPVQVKGTRWITLVNPGFPVETKWAYRQLSAGRTSVRPLSQALQQLGGRSALDWSEIIPLVENDFEGPVFAQHPVLAEIKRRLLSLGADVALLSGSGATMFGIFLDQAGAEQAAASFACEPNMKAYAVPTAGAPTIIKA; encoded by the coding sequence GTGAACTCTCCCAACCTGCGTGTCCTGACCCCCGCTAAGGTCAACCTTATCCTCCGGGTGCTCGAACGGCGGCCTGACGGCTTTCACGCCATTTGGTCGTTGATGCAGACCGTCGGGCTCGAAGACGAACTGACCTTCACGATCCGATCAGGTGGAAGTCATCGCATCGATCTGCGCTGCGACCATGCCCTGCTGGCGGCGGATCAGAGCAATCTGGTCTATCGGGCCGCGCAGCTGGTGCTGGAACGGGCCGATCGAGCGGTGAATCTGTCGATCACCCTCACCAAGCGCATCCCGCTCGGAGCCGGCCTGGGCGGAGGCAGCAGCGATGCGGCCGCCACCATTCTCGGGCTGACGAGACTCTTGGGATTGGACTGGTCGGTTGCGCAGATGGCCGAGGTGGGGCAACGGTTGGGGAGCGACGTGCCGTTCTTTTTCTTGGCGCCCGCCGCCTGTGTGACAGGCCGTGGCGAGCAGGTACGGCCGGTGCAGGTGAAAGGAACCAGGTGGATCACACTCGTGAATCCCGGATTTCCCGTCGAAACGAAATGGGCCTACCGACAGCTCTCCGCCGGTAGGACGTCGGTTCGTCCCTTGTCTCAAGCCCTGCAGCAATTGGGTGGTCGGTCGGCGTTGGATTGGTCGGAGATTATTCCATTGGTGGAAAACGATTTTGAAGGTCCGGTTTTTGCCCAACATCCGGTGCTGGCTGAGATCAAGCGACGACTGTTGAGCCTGGGGGCTGACGTCGCCCTCTTATCCGGAAGCGGGGCGACGATGTTCGGCATCTTCCTTGATCAGGCCGGAGCGGAACAGGCCGCAGCGTCGTTTGCCTGCGAGCCGAACATGAAGGCCTATGCCGTGCCGACCGCCGGCGCCCCGACCATCATTAAGGCTTGA
- a CDS encoding Ribose-phosphate pyrophosphokinase — MNRELKLFSGSANPALARAICAYLDLPLGAATVSSFSDGEIRMRVEENVRGADVFVVQSCCPPVNDSIMEMLIMIDALKRSSANRITAVIPYFGYARQDRKDQPRVPISAKLVADIITTAGADRVLTMDLHASQIQGFFNIPVDHLYALPVLMDYITKRKISDLVVVSPDAGGVERARAFAKRLQANLAIIDKRREGPNQAQVMNIIGDVQGKSALLLDDMIDTAGTIVQGAQACFEKGAREVWAGCTHGVLSGPALERLQQSCLTEVLVTDSIPLRGKEQKCPKLKVLSVAPLLGEAIRRIHEDESVSSLFV, encoded by the coding sequence ATGAACAGGGAACTCAAGCTCTTTTCGGGCAGCGCCAATCCTGCGCTTGCGCGGGCGATCTGTGCCTATCTCGACCTGCCGCTCGGCGCGGCGACCGTGTCCTCGTTCAGCGACGGCGAAATCCGGATGCGTGTCGAAGAAAATGTCCGGGGGGCGGACGTGTTCGTCGTCCAGTCCTGCTGTCCTCCGGTGAACGACTCGATCATGGAAATGCTCATCATGATCGATGCCTTGAAACGCTCATCGGCCAACCGCATCACGGCGGTGATTCCCTATTTCGGCTATGCCCGGCAGGACCGCAAGGATCAGCCGCGCGTGCCGATCTCGGCAAAGCTGGTCGCCGACATCATCACGACCGCCGGCGCAGACCGGGTCCTCACGATGGACCTCCATGCGAGTCAGATTCAGGGCTTCTTTAATATTCCGGTGGACCACCTCTACGCCCTGCCGGTCCTGATGGACTACATTACGAAACGGAAAATTTCTGATTTAGTCGTCGTGTCTCCGGACGCCGGAGGAGTGGAGCGGGCTCGAGCGTTCGCGAAACGGCTGCAGGCCAACCTCGCCATCATCGACAAGCGCCGTGAAGGGCCGAACCAGGCGCAGGTGATGAACATCATCGGCGACGTCCAGGGAAAAAGCGCCTTGCTGCTCGACGACATGATCGATACGGCCGGCACGATCGTGCAAGGAGCCCAGGCCTGTTTCGAAAAAGGAGCCCGCGAGGTGTGGGCCGGTTGTACGCATGGGGTCTTGTCGGGACCGGCGCTTGAACGGCTCCAGCAGTCCTGTCTGACGGAAGTCCTCGTGACCGATTCGATTCCGTTGCGCGGGAAAGAGCAAAAGTGTCCGAAATTGAAAGTGTTGTCGGTGGCTCCCCTGCTGGGGGAAGCCATTCGTCGCATTCATGAAGATGAATCGGTGAGTTCCCTATTCGTGTAG
- a CDS encoding LSU ribosomal protein L25p, translated as MKFELTVESRVGGGKGPARQLRRAGKVPAVLYGQGECLLLSVNPDELVKILRSQAGSTALISITINGAKTNAKRTALLRDYQVDPVAGNVLHADFFEILMDKPIRVKVPVHLTGGQPLGLKEGGVLHHVLRELHVECLPSLLPDFIDVDASQLQINQGIHLKDIRKAEGLRFLDDPDHMVVSIAAPITDAKLEALLTTGAPGAEGAKEPEVVAKGKAAAEGAAGAEAAGKAGEAKAGAPAAAAKTEKKEPEKKK; from the coding sequence ATGAAATTCGAGTTGACCGTTGAGAGCAGAGTGGGTGGAGGCAAGGGGCCGGCGCGGCAGTTGCGTCGCGCAGGGAAGGTTCCGGCCGTACTGTATGGACAGGGGGAATGTCTTCTGCTCTCGGTCAATCCCGACGAGCTGGTGAAAATTCTGCGGTCCCAGGCCGGGTCCACCGCACTCATTTCCATTACCATCAATGGCGCGAAGACCAACGCGAAGCGCACGGCGCTGCTCCGGGACTACCAGGTCGACCCGGTCGCGGGGAACGTGCTGCATGCCGATTTTTTTGAAATCCTGATGGATAAGCCGATTCGCGTCAAGGTCCCCGTCCATTTGACCGGTGGACAGCCGCTGGGACTGAAAGAAGGCGGCGTGCTGCACCATGTGCTGCGCGAATTGCACGTCGAATGTCTTCCCTCCCTCCTGCCGGACTTCATCGACGTCGATGCCTCGCAGTTGCAGATCAATCAAGGCATCCACCTCAAGGACATTCGGAAGGCGGAAGGCTTGCGGTTCCTGGATGATCCCGACCACATGGTCGTGAGCATCGCCGCGCCGATCACCGATGCCAAGCTGGAAGCGTTGCTCACCACCGGAGCGCCCGGCGCCGAAGGGGCCAAGGAGCCGGAGGTGGTGGCCAAGGGCAAGGCGGCGGCAGAAGGTGCGGCCGGTGCGGAAGCCGCGGGTAAGGCGGGCGAAGCCAAGGCCGGGGCGCCGGCTGCCGCAGCCAAGACCGAGAAGAAGGAACCGGAAAAGAAGAAGTAG
- a CDS encoding Peptidyl-tRNA hydrolase translates to MRLIVGLGNPGADYAETRHNIGCWVIQRAAARWSFRLTRKGVVQRGSGRAGSRLVELAGPLDWMNLSGPPLKGLLRELGLTPDDLVVVHDDLDMEPGRLRIRQGGGSGGHNGIKSVIEALGTPQFVRLKIGIGRPAPRQDSADYVLERVTPEEMAVYEPCLERAVDALELLLNRDVATAMNQFNVRERDADEL, encoded by the coding sequence TTGCGTCTCATCGTTGGTTTAGGCAATCCCGGCGCCGACTATGCCGAGACCAGACACAATATCGGCTGTTGGGTGATCCAACGGGCAGCCGCGCGGTGGTCGTTTCGTCTCACCAGGAAGGGCGTGGTCCAGCGAGGCTCTGGTCGCGCCGGTTCCAGGCTGGTCGAGCTCGCCGGTCCGCTCGACTGGATGAACCTCAGTGGTCCCCCCCTCAAGGGTCTCCTCCGCGAGCTCGGCCTGACTCCAGATGATCTGGTGGTCGTCCACGACGACCTTGACATGGAGCCGGGACGTCTGCGGATCAGGCAAGGCGGCGGAAGCGGAGGCCACAACGGCATCAAGTCCGTGATCGAGGCGTTGGGAACGCCGCAGTTCGTACGGTTGAAGATCGGCATCGGCCGCCCCGCGCCGCGACAAGATTCGGCGGACTATGTGCTGGAGCGCGTCACCCCCGAAGAGATGGCGGTCTACGAACCCTGTCTCGAGCGAGCCGTCGATGCGCTCGAATTGCTGCTGAACCGCGATGTCGCCACGGCGATGAATCAGTTCAATGTGCGGGAGCGGGACGCTGACGAGTTATAA
- a CDS encoding GTP-binding and nucleic acid-binding protein YchF encodes MIGLPNVGKTTVYNALTGGGALAANYPFATVDPNTGIALVPDPRLAVLTDIFKSKKTTYSTLEVRDIAGLVEGASKGEGLGNQFLGHIREVDALLHVVRCFQGTDVVHVSGGVDPIRDIGTIETELMLADLDTLDRRKQKTEKKVRAGDKKAAAELAFVQKLMGLLDKGEWLSNLEYTAEERVMLAEFQLLAAKPVLFVANVSENAGADEAMVARVREFADQRRARVVTICGQFEAELSSLSDAERADFLKEMGLTESGLVRLTREAYQLLKIVTFFTAGEVESRAWPIPEGTKAPQAAGKIHTDMERGFIRAEVYHYNDLLACGSEAKVKEKGLFRLEGKDYVIKEADIVYFRFNV; translated from the coding sequence ATGATCGGGTTGCCGAACGTCGGGAAGACGACGGTCTATAACGCCTTGACCGGCGGTGGGGCGCTTGCGGCCAACTATCCGTTCGCGACCGTCGATCCGAACACCGGCATCGCGTTGGTGCCGGACCCGCGCCTTGCCGTGCTGACCGATATCTTCAAGTCGAAGAAAACCACCTACAGCACGCTGGAAGTCCGCGACATCGCCGGTCTCGTCGAAGGTGCGAGCAAGGGCGAAGGGCTGGGTAACCAGTTCCTGGGGCACATCCGCGAAGTCGATGCGCTGTTACACGTTGTGCGTTGTTTCCAGGGCACGGATGTGGTGCATGTGAGCGGCGGCGTGGACCCCATCCGCGACATCGGGACGATCGAAACCGAGTTGATGTTGGCCGATCTCGACACACTCGACCGCCGCAAGCAAAAGACCGAAAAGAAAGTGCGGGCCGGGGACAAGAAAGCGGCCGCCGAACTCGCCTTCGTCCAGAAGCTGATGGGCCTCCTCGACAAGGGGGAATGGCTGAGCAATCTTGAGTACACAGCGGAGGAGCGTGTCATGCTGGCGGAATTCCAGTTGCTCGCCGCCAAGCCGGTGCTCTTCGTGGCGAACGTGTCGGAGAATGCCGGGGCGGACGAGGCCATGGTCGCGAGGGTCCGCGAGTTCGCCGACCAACGCCGCGCGCGGGTGGTCACCATCTGCGGCCAGTTTGAGGCCGAACTCTCGTCCCTCTCCGATGCCGAACGGGCCGACTTTCTCAAAGAAATGGGGCTTACGGAATCCGGACTGGTCCGGCTCACCCGCGAAGCCTATCAGCTCCTCAAGATCGTCACCTTTTTCACGGCCGGTGAAGTCGAATCCCGTGCCTGGCCGATCCCTGAAGGCACCAAAGCGCCGCAGGCAGCCGGGAAGATCCACACCGACATGGAGCGAGGCTTCATCCGCGCCGAGGTCTATCACTACAACGATTTGCTGGCTTGCGGGAGTGAGGCCAAGGTAAAGGAAAAGGGTCTGTTCCGCCTCGAAGGCAAAGACTACGTCATCAAAGAAGCCGACATCGTCTACTTCCGCTTCAACGTCTAG
- a CDS encoding Indoleamine 2,3-dioxygenase — protein sequence MTTSGHQPLSLALFDMSAERGFLPTTDPLEQLPDEPVLNQLGAELPKFLTARQVRHFVQDRQEVMGAVADDWGLDAYRCAMRTLSFAGHAYVWEDPDHPASRLPAGLALPWYGVAQQLGRPPVLSYASYALQNWRRLDPQKPIELGNIVLLQNFLGGLDEEWFVLVHIEIEAEAGPGLQGLVQAQNAAQEQREEEVLQGLRTLAAAQEAMRETLLRMPERCDPYIYYSRVRPYIHGWKNSPALPEGLLYEGVAAYGDRPQQFRGETGSQSSIVPTLDAGLGVCHADDPLTQYLTEMRDYMPPRHRAFVAALEQRMDAQRRPLLYGYVRDRKTAHPELWKAFCVCVDLLAQFREIHIGYAERYIFRQHQSHASNPTAVGTGGTPFMPYLNKHLEETKRFIQD from the coding sequence ATGACGACGTCCGGTCACCAGCCCCTTTCTCTTGCCCTGTTCGACATGTCGGCCGAACGCGGATTCCTCCCGACGACGGATCCGCTGGAGCAGCTTCCCGATGAGCCGGTTCTGAACCAGCTCGGTGCGGAGCTTCCGAAGTTCCTCACCGCACGACAGGTCAGACACTTCGTTCAAGACCGCCAGGAGGTCATGGGGGCGGTGGCCGACGACTGGGGACTCGATGCCTACCGTTGCGCGATGCGCACCCTGTCCTTTGCCGGTCATGCCTATGTCTGGGAAGACCCAGACCATCCCGCTTCCCGCCTGCCGGCTGGTCTGGCGCTGCCCTGGTACGGTGTCGCGCAGCAGCTCGGCCGCCCGCCGGTCCTTTCCTATGCGTCCTATGCGCTGCAGAACTGGCGTCGCCTCGACCCGCAGAAGCCCATCGAACTGGGCAACATCGTGCTCCTGCAGAATTTTCTCGGCGGCCTGGACGAAGAATGGTTCGTCCTCGTCCATATTGAAATCGAAGCGGAGGCAGGGCCGGGGTTGCAGGGGTTGGTGCAGGCGCAGAATGCCGCGCAGGAGCAGAGGGAGGAAGAGGTGCTGCAGGGACTCCGCACCCTGGCTGCGGCGCAGGAGGCGATGCGCGAAACCCTCCTCAGGATGCCGGAGCGCTGTGATCCCTATATCTATTACAGCCGGGTACGGCCCTACATTCACGGCTGGAAGAACAGCCCGGCCCTGCCGGAAGGGTTACTCTACGAAGGTGTGGCGGCCTATGGGGACCGGCCGCAACAGTTTCGAGGCGAAACCGGGTCACAAAGTTCGATCGTGCCCACCCTCGACGCAGGCCTCGGTGTGTGCCATGCGGATGATCCGTTGACTCAATATTTGACAGAGATGCGCGACTACATGCCGCCGCGCCACCGCGCGTTTGTCGCAGCGCTGGAACAACGAATGGATGCGCAACGGCGTCCCCTGCTGTACGGCTATGTTCGCGATCGCAAAACGGCGCACCCTGAACTGTGGAAGGCCTTCTGTGTCTGCGTGGATCTGCTCGCGCAATTCCGTGAAATTCACATCGGCTACGCCGAACGGTATATCTTTCGACAACATCAATCGCATGCGAGCAATCCGACCGCCGTAGGCACGGGCGGGACGCCCTTCATGCCCTACCTGAACAAGCACCTCGAAGAGACGAAGCGCTTCATTCAGGACTGA
- a CDS encoding SSU ribosomal protein S6p, whose protein sequence is MELYESLFIIRPSLSDEETSALIEKMKGVVTKNGASLVRAENWGRKKLAYEIKRERKGTYVYFYFQGPGTVVGELERSYRLEDSIIKFLTVKLDQEPAPPRGAAVAAPQGATVGGVQ, encoded by the coding sequence ATGGAGCTCTACGAGTCTCTGTTCATTATTCGTCCGTCGTTAAGCGACGAAGAGACATCCGCACTGATCGAAAAGATGAAAGGCGTCGTCACCAAGAACGGCGCGTCCCTCGTGAGGGCCGAGAATTGGGGCCGCAAGAAGCTCGCGTACGAGATCAAGCGTGAGCGAAAGGGAACGTACGTCTATTTTTATTTCCAGGGGCCGGGGACGGTGGTCGGCGAACTGGAACGTTCCTATCGGCTCGAAGACTCGATCATCAAGTTCCTCACCGTGAAATTAGATCAGGAGCCTGCTCCGCCGCGAGGTGCGGCTGTGGCAGCGCCGCAAGGAGCGACCGTTGGCGGGGTTCAATAA
- a CDS encoding Single-stranded DNA-binding protein yields MAGFNKVILVGNLTRNPELRYTPSGTPVASFGLATSRRFKQADELKEEVCFIDIVVFGKQAEHCGQYLSKGNGVIVDGRLQQRRWETEDGQKRSKHEVVAQGVTFLPKRGEAGGDGGTHEEPSYEDEQF; encoded by the coding sequence TTGGCGGGGTTCAATAAGGTCATTCTGGTCGGGAATCTGACCCGCAATCCCGAATTGCGCTATACGCCGAGCGGGACACCGGTGGCCAGCTTCGGTTTGGCGACGAGCCGGCGGTTCAAGCAGGCGGATGAACTCAAGGAAGAAGTCTGCTTCATCGACATCGTCGTGTTCGGCAAGCAAGCGGAACATTGCGGACAGTACCTGAGCAAGGGCAACGGGGTGATCGTCGATGGCCGGCTCCAGCAGCGTCGTTGGGAGACGGAAGACGGTCAGAAACGCAGCAAGCACGAAGTCGTGGCGCAGGGTGTCACCTTTCTGCCGAAACGGGGTGAGGCCGGCGGCGACGGCGGTACACATGAAGAACCCTCATACGAAGACGAACAGTTCTAG
- a CDS encoding SSU ribosomal protein S18p, producing MERTERGAGGGGGGGRFFQRRKPCRFCVDKAPIDFKDIGLLRNFLTERGRIVPRRISGNCLQHQRVLTVAVKRARHIALVSFAEER from the coding sequence ATGGAACGGACAGAACGGGGCGCCGGTGGCGGCGGAGGAGGCGGTCGGTTTTTCCAGCGCCGCAAACCCTGCCGATTTTGCGTGGACAAGGCACCGATCGACTTCAAGGATATCGGTCTGTTGCGGAACTTTCTGACGGAGCGCGGGCGGATCGTGCCGCGCCGCATTTCCGGAAACTGCCTGCAGCACCAGCGGGTGCTGACGGTGGCGGTCAAACGGGCGCGCCATATCGCGCTGGTCAGTTTCGCCGAAGAACGATAG
- a CDS encoding LSU ribosomal protein L32p — MANPKHKHSRARRDKRRTAKTRLVPPGFSVCPQCHELKLPHYTCMNCGTYKGKAVIAVEES; from the coding sequence ATGGCAAATCCAAAACATAAACATTCACGGGCCCGGCGGGACAAGCGGCGGACGGCCAAGACGAGGCTGGTTCCTCCCGGCTTTTCGGTCTGTCCGCAGTGCCACGAATTGAAGCTGCCGCACTATACCTGCATGAATTGCGGGACCTATAAGGGGAAGGCGGTCATCGCCGTCGAGGAATCCTAA